GACTTTTCCGGAAGGCTCTGTATCCCCAGCCCCTGCTCACCACTGACTCACCGACGTTGGTGGGGAAGAGGTCCTCGTTGTTGATTTGCGCCTCGATCCAGTCCATCAGCAGGTCCATGTACCTGGGCGCGGAGAGCGCCGTGGGCTTCCGGAACTTATGCTCGTCCTGCCAGCGGTACTCGTACTTGGGGCCCCCCGACATGACGGGGCAGGACTGCTCCGTGCAGCCGTCGCTGATGGTGCCGTAGATGAGGTTGACGCGGTTAAAGAAGTCGACCACGTGAACGGCCACCCAGTCGTTCAGGTCCTCGCCCGGGGGCAGCTGCACGGCTAGCCGCAGGTCCAGCCCGGCGTTCAGCGACGCCTGCGCCTTCTTGTGCAGCTCGAAGCGCTGGGTGCCCGGCTCGAACTTGCGCTTGGGGCGGAATGTCTTGTCCTTGTTGAAGACTTGCTTCAGGAAGGGGTTGGACATCTTGGTGACGCCTGCTCTCCTGGAACGCTTCTGCAGAGGGGTCCTGGGCCAGCTGGCTGGGGGTGCTGACCAACCCGAGAGGCCACGAAACACTCACCACGCTCCACAGCTCTCCCGTGGATCTGAAATACACAGGGGAATCATGACCTGCTGGAGGTGACAGAATTTCCCGGAAACTCGTGCTGACGGCACAAGCGgcaggatttgtttttttttgtttgctttattttctgagacagggtctcactctgttgccccggctggagtgcagtggtgccatcatggctcactgcaacctctgcctcccagggccaagcgatcctcccaccttagcctcctgactagctgagactacagacacacaccaccacagctgggtaattttcttttagtagaaacggggtttctctatgttgcccaggatggtctccaactcctgggctcacgtgatcctcccacctctgcctcccaaagtgctgggcttacaggcctgagccactgcacccagcccctagtGGCAGGGTTCAAAACATCCCCTGGACTTCTGACTTTAAGGAGTTTCACCCAAAGGGGGCCACCTCCTCAGTGGACAGAACAGAACTGCACATGGCGAGGCCTGACTGGCTCACAGCAGAAGGTGCAGAGAGCCGGACCCCAAGAACCCGCAGGGGCCGGATCTTCCCCGGTGCTGCTACCTGGCTGGGGCCTGGACTTGCTGCTACCTGGCACTCTGGGGCTTGAGTGTGGGGGCAGGCTAAGATGCTGGTTATAGGGGACTACGCAGGCCGGACTGTGGCCTCCACAAAGAAGCCACGC
This Rhinopithecus roxellana isolate Shanxi Qingling chromosome 8, ASM756505v1, whole genome shotgun sequence DNA region includes the following protein-coding sequences:
- the MOB3A gene encoding MOB kinase activator 3A, with protein sequence MSNPFLKQVFNKDKTFRPKRKFEPGTQRFELHKKAQASLNAGLDLRLAVQLPPGEDLNDWVAVHVVDFFNRVNLIYGTISDGCTEQSCPVMSGGPKYEYRWQDEHKFRKPTALSAPRYMDLLMDWIEAQINNEDLFPTNVGTPFPKNFLQTVRKILSRLFRVFVHVYIHHFDRIAQMGSEAHVNTCYKHFYYFVKEFGLIDTKELEPLKEMTARMCH